From the Verrucomicrobiia bacterium genome, the window CATGCCGGACGACTACGACATGTATGTCATGTGGAACACGCGGTTCGGGTATTACGCGCACAAGGGTTTTTCCAAGCGCACGATTTCTCCGGTCGTGCAGGACCGCGCACAACGCTTTGTCAATTTGGTTCGCCGGAAAGATTGATGTCAGCGGTCGTTCAGCGTATGAATTGACCGCATGAACAAAATCATCGCCGCCTGGCTGATTGGTCTCGCACTGATTTTGCCACAGTTCGGCGCGCGGTCGGAGGAGGCATCGCCGGGCGATGAAATCATCGGCGTGTGGCACACGACGGGTGATCGCGGCGATGTAAAAATCTTCAAGCGAGATGGCCGTTACTTCGGAGAGGTGTTAAACATCGCCGAGCCGAATTGGCCGGCGAATGACAAGCACGGCATGGGCGGCAAGCCCAAGAACGACCGCTATAATCCCAATCCAAAACTACGCGATCGTCCGGTGATCGGGATCGAACTGATGACGGAGTTTGTCTATGCGCGAAAAAATCTGTGGGACGAGGGCAAAATCTATGATCCCGAAACGGGCAAGACTTATAAGTGCAAAATGATTTTGAAATCGCCGAACAAGCTTGAAGTGCATGGATATATCGGGATTTCACTG encodes:
- a CDS encoding DUF2147 domain-containing protein — protein: MNKIIAAWLIGLALILPQFGARSEEASPGDEIIGVWHTTGDRGDVKIFKRDGRYFGEVLNIAEPNWPANDKHGMGGKPKNDRYNPNPKLRDRPVIGIELMTEFVYARKNLWDEGKIYDPETGKTYKCKMILKSPNKLEVHGYIGISLFGRTVTWTRAEETK